The following are encoded in a window of Pseudomonas sp. St316 genomic DNA:
- a CDS encoding GNAT family N-acetyltransferase, which yields MSEIHYAALEASLWPLMNKFYRAHQSSMKAVRDAQLWVARRDQIVAALCLRPVSGGHWLTGLFVDPAYRVQGIAARLIAEAVNGVNEPVWLFCHPDLRGFYERRGFSFDPELPYAMAERLSRYARSKPMIAMGLAPAKP from the coding sequence ATGTCCGAAATCCATTACGCAGCGCTCGAAGCATCGCTCTGGCCGCTGATGAACAAGTTTTATCGCGCCCACCAATCCTCGATGAAAGCCGTGCGTGACGCGCAGCTTTGGGTGGCGCGACGCGATCAGATCGTCGCCGCCCTGTGCCTGCGGCCGGTGTCGGGCGGGCATTGGTTGACAGGGTTGTTCGTCGACCCGGCGTACCGCGTACAAGGCATCGCCGCGCGGCTGATCGCCGAAGCGGTGAACGGCGTGAATGAGCCGGTGTGGCTGTTCTGCCACCCGGACTTGCGCGGTTTTTATGAGCGGCGTGGTTTCAGCTTCGACCCCGAACTGCCCTATGCGATGGCTGAGCGCCTGAGCCGGTATGCGCGCAGCAAGCCGATGATTGCGATGGGGTTGGCGCCTGCAAAACCTTAA